In a single window of the Desulfurellaceae bacterium genome:
- a CDS encoding LLM class flavin-dependent oxidoreductase codes for MKFGVLYDLRNPPQSEWFTPWPEFYAGAFEHMQEMERLGFDTLSLAEHHGDPEGYNPSMPVTLTAAAMRTQRVRICSNIIQLPLYHPVLLAEQLAVLDILSNGRLDVGIGQGGQTFGMEWAMLGLNTRHRFGRFEEGLEIVRRCWTEDQPFSFQGKHWQLDGVWLNPKPVQRPHPPTFVVAVFSAKAMDRVARLGFDVGGRGGFFFGLTGGEGWRQWRQDWRAACERNGRSPDSARINTFGSCFVTDDPERAWAEHREGAFASFHYERQGVRPYSSLLMDRLPEKPEDLPNWQRLFMTPDQAIAELREVFADGAPDELHLMANRAGMSWQQSAEFLQNFAEKVIPAVRDL; via the coding sequence ATGAAATTTGGTGTTCTGTACGATTTGCGCAACCCGCCCCAGAGCGAGTGGTTCACCCCGTGGCCGGAATTCTACGCCGGGGCGTTCGAGCACATGCAGGAGATGGAACGGCTGGGCTTTGATACGCTCAGCCTAGCCGAGCATCACGGCGACCCGGAAGGCTATAACCCCAGTATGCCGGTGACGCTGACCGCAGCCGCCATGCGCACCCAGCGTGTGCGCATCTGCTCGAATATCATCCAGCTGCCGCTCTACCACCCGGTGCTGCTGGCCGAGCAACTCGCCGTGCTCGACATTCTGTCCAACGGGCGCCTGGACGTCGGCATCGGCCAGGGAGGACAGACCTTTGGTATGGAATGGGCGATGCTGGGATTGAACACCCGACACCGGTTCGGCCGCTTCGAGGAAGGGCTGGAGATCGTGCGGCGCTGCTGGACCGAAGATCAGCCTTTCAGCTTTCAGGGCAAACACTGGCAGCTGGACGGCGTGTGGCTCAATCCCAAGCCGGTCCAGCGGCCGCATCCGCCGACCTTTGTGGTGGCCGTATTTTCTGCCAAGGCCATGGATCGGGTCGCCCGCCTGGGCTTCGATGTCGGCGGTCGGGGCGGCTTCTTCTTCGGGCTGACGGGCGGCGAGGGCTGGCGGCAGTGGCGACAGGACTGGCGGGCGGCGTGCGAGCGCAACGGGCGCAGTCCCGACTCTGCCAGGATCAACACCTTCGGTAGTTGCTTTGTCACCGACGACCCGGAGCGGGCCTGGGCCGAGCACCGGGAGGGGGCGTTTGCCAGCTTCCACTACGAGCGCCAGGGCGTTCGTCCGTACAGCTCCCTGCTGATGGACAGGCTGCCGGAGAAGCCGGAGGACCTGCCAAACTGGCAACGGCTGTTCATGACCCCCGATCAGGCCATTGCCGAGCTGCGCGAGGTCTTTGCCGACGGCGCGCCGGACGAACTCCACCTCATGGCAAACCGCGCGGGTATGAGCTGGCAGCAGTCGGCCGAGTTTCTGCAGAACTTTGCCGAAAAGGTCATACCTGCGGTCAGGGATTTATAA